One genomic segment of Borrelia coriaceae includes these proteins:
- the rseP gene encoding RIP metalloprotease RseP: MYIVLSILAFTFIIFIHELGHLLFAKLFKVKVEIFSIGIGPSIFKIKIKDTEYRFSPIFLGGYCKLKGAEHLENELRLNKELEADVDSIFGISHFKRILIYFAGPLFNLILGFIIFIAIEMIGIVYSDYSSKITLINNSASSKFRDGDIILSVNNSDIKYFSDLKRFVPLEDSKIIFTVLRDNKSISFEEHTNLDKLLREVGPWINLIVAKVKANSSAEVAGLKPNDKIISINDVVLNNGKELDNFIAKLDTNIVDMKYERNGEILTSKLVFQDINKVLGIYLLPGLEKVVKSDNLGIALKNSLNKVLDILGKILYSIVALFTNFMNNSKHITGPVGMINIFVDSFSFGILYWFNTIAVFNLLIAGMNLFFVIIPMLDGGQILISLIEMLRGKRFKAIIIYYFYLFGILLMLILFILGFVNDLQNF, from the coding sequence ATGTATATTGTTCTTAGTATTTTAGCTTTTACCTTTATAATATTCATTCATGAGTTAGGTCATTTACTTTTTGCAAAACTTTTTAAAGTCAAGGTTGAAATTTTTTCTATAGGGATAGGGCCTAGTATTTTTAAAATTAAAATAAAAGACACCGAATATAGATTTTCTCCTATTTTTTTAGGTGGATATTGTAAGCTTAAAGGAGCTGAACATTTAGAAAATGAACTTAGATTAAATAAAGAGCTTGAAGCGGATGTAGATTCTATTTTTGGTATTTCTCATTTTAAGAGAATATTAATATATTTTGCAGGTCCTCTTTTTAATTTAATTTTGGGCTTTATTATTTTTATCGCAATAGAAATGATAGGTATTGTTTATTCTGACTATTCTAGTAAAATAACCCTTATTAATAATAGTGCTTCGAGTAAATTTAGAGATGGGGATATTATTTTAAGCGTTAATAATAGTGATATAAAATATTTTTCTGATTTAAAGAGATTCGTTCCTCTAGAAGATTCTAAAATAATTTTCACAGTTTTAAGAGACAATAAGAGTATTAGTTTTGAAGAACATACAAACTTAGATAAACTTTTAAGAGAAGTTGGTCCTTGGATAAATCTTATTGTTGCAAAAGTGAAAGCAAATTCTTCAGCTGAAGTTGCAGGTCTTAAGCCTAATGATAAGATAATCAGCATTAATGATGTAGTTTTAAATAATGGTAAGGAGTTAGACAATTTTATTGCTAAACTTGATACTAATATAGTGGATATGAAGTATGAGAGGAATGGGGAAATTTTAACTTCCAAATTGGTATTTCAAGATATTAATAAGGTTTTAGGAATTTATTTATTGCCTGGTTTAGAGAAAGTGGTTAAATCAGATAATTTAGGAATTGCTTTAAAAAATTCTCTTAATAAAGTCTTAGATATTTTAGGTAAGATTCTTTATTCCATTGTTGCGTTATTTACTAATTTTATGAATAATTCTAAACATATCACAGGACCGGTTGGTATGATTAATATTTTTGTTGATTCTTTTTCTTTTGGAATATTATATTGGTTTAATACTATTGCTGTTTTTAATTTACTTATTGCTGGTATGAATTTATTTTTTGTTATAATTCCAATGCTTGATGGAGGTCAAATCCTTATTAGTTTAATTGAGATGTTGCGTGGAAAGAGATTTAAAGCAATAATTATTTATTATTTTTATCTTTTTGGTATTTTATTGATGTTAATTCTTTTTATCTTGGGATTTGTAAACGATTTACAAAATTTTTAG